Part of the Harpia harpyja isolate bHarHar1 chromosome 16, bHarHar1 primary haplotype, whole genome shotgun sequence genome, ATTACACAAATTCTTTTACAAAAGGGACATGTGTGATAATGCTTCAGTGGCAGGAGTACAAGGCATTGTCCTTATTTCTAATGGTTTTGAGGTTGTCCTAACGCCTGATTAGGTTTAGTATCCTCTCCAGAATGCTAGTTAGTCTTGGCAATTTTAATCCTGTTGGCACTTCTGCAACCAATAGAGATGTCTGATCTGACCTTCCTCCGAAGGGCCCTGCGGTCAGCTCTGACACGCAGCAGTCTGCAGATCCGAATAACCTCCTCTTCCAACTTTTCCATGTCATTCCCAAACAGAATTCTCTTTTGCCCCCTCTGTTCTAGCTCTAGGATGGCAGCTTCTCGTCTTATCTTGTAATCCCTGGAACACAGGATGATAAAAGCCAACAGAAGTTAGgataatgctttttattttgttttggtcttttttgttgttgttttatagCACACATTTTTGGTTAAATCATAGTAAGTGTTAAGGACAGAAACATCAGCTTGCATGCAGTAAGTATGGGTGTGAATGTCAGGCAGTTTTGCCTTATAGGAACCAGCAGTACTACCATGAGAGATAATACTTTAATGGCACAAGAAGGGGACCCACTATCTGACCACTTTTAATTCCTGGCAGGGAACTGGGAGAAGGATTAAAGGAAGGAGGGATGTTGCTAACTACTTAGGTTGTTCAGCTACCACAGAAGGATGGACAGCAGGATTGCCAAGATTTTCTAGGAAAGAGGGGAAATTCCATCTGTTACCATTAATTTATTAATCTGACTCCATTTTCCATTTATTCCTATGAAATCTGGTTTCTCTTAAGCCCTTGCTTGTGAGCAGGGCAATATTACTCATTATCACATGTACCAAGGCGATACAGTTTTGTTTCCTGCATTTTAGCTGAGggctggtgtttttctttttaaaggaagaacCTCTTGATTGaacttgctctttttgcttcCGACAAAATGAGTTCGAAACTGTGACCCCTCTATACAGAGGTGATGTTGCATACAATGGTTGTATTTGAGTTATAATGATTTCTGACTTACTGTGGTATTTCGGAGGTCAAGGCAAGGGCAGATGCTATCGATAAGTCTGAAAGGCTGAAAGTCTCTTCTTCCTCACTTCCAGAGGCAGACGCACATAAAAGAATCCAGATAAGGTTCCATAGTTTCATAAACTCAAAATTCAACAAATCTGTGAATGTTCAGTGCCGAGTGTAGAAAGTCCTGTCTGGACCTGATTTACTCGGCCTATCCCTAACTCTGTGGCTTACCTGgttttgaactttttctttctAGTTGTGGAGGTCATTTGCAAGCTCTGTTGCCTCTCCTCCTTTTGCTCCTCCTCTCTGTGGTGGAAGAAGGTTCGGGTTCCCATGCTGGGAAGTCAAAAATGAACTTTCTTGCTGGAATAGAATAAAACATAAAGTGGCTTTTAAATAAGACTCCTTAACAGAATCTCTTTAAGTTACCATTaagtccttgttttgctttgacGTTCAAGGGCTGTGAATGAAAATTCATATAATACTATCTTCTGGCATTCAAACTATGAAAGGGGTTTGTTTTGTGATGCTCCTGTGAAAAATTGAATGAGATGAAGAAATTGGTAAGTCTTTAAAGGCAGCTGAAGGTGTAACAGAACAGTAAGTAGGCAGCATTTTGTAGGTAGATTTGTTTTCCTAGGactgatctttgctttcctaggaCTGATCTTACACTCTAAATCTGGTGGATATTCTTCCAGGGAGTTCCATTAGATCAGACCCCCAATATAGCATGCAGACAAATGAGGAGCATCATGAGAAGGGAGATCAGAGGGACATGGAAGATTAGGGACAAAATATGGTTTGGAACATCAGATGGTGAGATACAGAGGAAAAGTTTAGAAAATAAGCAGATTTTTAGTCTGGAAACTATATTGCAGGGGTAGCTATGATGCCAAATAGCCTGTGACCTGCCACTGAGGTTGTGATCGCACCATGCTCAGCCCCTGCCTTGATGTGCCAGGGGTTAGATAAGGCAATGCTGCTGAACCAACACACAGGCTGCTGTGCAGAAATCACTTGGTGTCTGTGGTAGTTGGAGAATTCAAGTGGATTTTCTGGAACTAACCAGTTCCAGTTGCTGTTACCGAATCAGAGCACTTCTTCAGCCTGTATTCCCATCTGCGTATCTAGGCTGCTGACGAGAACAGTTATAGTTCAATACTTTAAGAGGATAATGCTTTATCCAGTCCTTTGAGTGCATCCTGAGAAATCAGTTGTTTCTTCTTCGGTCTTGGAAAAAGGTTGATAAATCATGGAGAAAACATAGTATCCTTCAAAATGTTAGCCTTAAAGGAGTTGTTCAGTAAACAGCATGATTTTGCCCAGACTGATCAGAGAAGCCTTCCCAGAGAGATCCCTCTCCTAGAGGTGAAACATGGGGAACAAACATCAGCACTCTTGGCTCCCATCCATCTCCTGCATTAGCTGCTAAACAACTAGGCTGTCGCTGCAGCCTCTTCTCTGGGAATAAGAGTGTTGCTTTTAGGCACTGACTAATGAGTGgtcattaaacaaaaataaatttttaaagtgtatCCCTCCTTATATCATTCTGTCCTGCAGTTGGTTCAGAAATGTACAGCACAATCCTTAAACTGTTCGGATTTTCAAGTTCTAAGAGCTTAGGTTACTTTATAAAAGCAGCTTTGGAAGCGTAGCAGTTGCTGAATAATATTTGTTCAAACATGCTTGTAAGTCTTTCCCTAGCTCATGTTCCATTATCGAAACTTTCCCTTGACAAATTTTGTACCTGGATTTTAGTTTTACTGCTTTCTAATCCTAAAACGATAAAAAATACAAACCCCTCAGCTTTTACTAGTAGTACAATTTTCTGTTAATGTaaacacatttcttaaaaaacagtCCATGAAAAAGCACAGTTGTATGGAAAAGCAGAGCTGTTGTGGTAAATGCAAAATATcccaaaatgcaaatgaaaatacagaattatcaTGATAATACTCCCTCAGTAGACGTTAACtttggaagaaacaaagaaatgttgGCAAgtataagaaagagaaaataaaagaggcttttatggaaaaaatatctTTGTAGTTTCATAGAGTACTACTCTCTTCTGGACTATTTCAGCTGCAGAATGACTACTGGGCATCAgatctttgtttccattttcatgaATAATTACCGATCCAGGTTAATTTTTGCTatataatgttttttatttttccctggaaaattttcagtgctttataATCTAGTGTTTATTGTAAAGATATAGAGTTCTGATCTGCTAAACCTATACTTTTCAATccaattatatatttttttctaaacagaccAGTAAACCAGAATAGATTCTTGTGAGAAAACATGAAGTAAACCAGTATTTTCATAACAACAACACTGGAAAAACAGTAATGACACTTTAGAGCAGATACAATCATGAACCACAGTCTATCTCTGAAGTGCAATTCAAATAAAGTGATCATACAAAGTAGCTGATGCTGCTATGAAGATCTTATAAAATCTTGCTATAAACAGTAGTTTATTTACAGATAAACCAAACTCACCCTGTGAAGACTACAGTGAGAGCGCCTGTCCTCATGAAAGAGAAGGGACAAAGGAGCGTTTCCTTCTCCCTGTTGATGGCAACTAAGAATGACTCTCCCCAAAAGAATGTTCCCCATGTTTGAGTGCCCATCCTGGAGTCTTAAATATAGCATCCTACCATGCCATCGCAATGACAATGGGGAGACCCATGCAGGGGTTACGCAGTTGGAGCTGTTTACTGCAATGGCAACTAATCACTAACCCTTTTTCAGATCGGGCAAATTATTGCCTTTGCCAAATTATATAAGGAAAGACAGGTGCCTCCGAAATTCAAGCATCAGAGTATTGGATTATACTCTGCTGATTTAGGATAGAAGCTCACAAAACTTCTAAAATGACTTATGAATATTTTCATCTCCTCCAGGAATTTCCCCTGGGTTAACATTGCCATTGCTGCATAATAGTGTGAAATCATTTACTTTGACATCTCTTTAGTGAATGCCAACTCCAGCCAAATTATGTCAGTGTATAATTAGATCAGGAGCTAGCAGCAGCTCTTATGTTTTGTTTGGCTGCAACCATTATACTTTCTTATTACAGGCAAACGAAGGCTTGCTGCCACAATAGCAGGTAAGCTTATATATCCAGCCGCCCATGGTGGTATCTAAGAGTCTGGGTAGGGTAAAAGAAGAGAGACTactctttttccatttatttgagATAGGCTTGCAATTTCAGCATTTGGGATAAACCCTTCCCAGCAATGTGAGCAGCAGGTGATATTTTTTGTGGTGTCAGAAGGAGAAATGAAGGTTTGAAAGTAGCAAAGCTCTGAGGCTGCAATACCAGTTTGTGAGCCAGATGTTTTCCAGCTACATTTTTTTAGTTGAGGAGTCAGCACATCAGTAGTGGGCTTTTCATAGCCACTAGAATTCTGTGAAGAGGATACATAAGAACATAAAATTGCCGTACTGGATGAAGCTGAAGGTCTGTTCAGCCCAGTGTCCTGACTCTTGAAAGTGGCCCATAGCTTTTCCTGAGCTGGATACAATGCTTTATTGTTGCTAATAGTCCTATCCCTGTTAaattgcttaatttctttttgaacaCTTTCTCATTCTGGCCTCCACAAGGCCTTGTGGAAATTAATTCCACCATCAAATTTTGCACAGTTTGAGTCACCCTGCCCGTATCAGTAGGATCCATTTCCAAGAACCTGTGTTTGCTTCACCATCCaaataaaacaaagatgaaaCCCAGAAGGATCAGCATTAGAACTACATGGACTTCTGCATGTGAACTTTATTTAGTGGCTCTGTTTCAGACATTCCTAAGAAAGCAATAAACAGGTACTACTGGGCAGGCATGACAGAATATGTTTTGGTATAAGCTGAGCTGCCAAAGTGAAGGAACACTTTTCGTTCGTTGGTTTTGAACAGTTGCGTGACCACTTGAGTGCTTTCCTGAATTTTGTATTATGAGAAGTAATGAGTAATTATTGTCTGTTCTGCttaatattaatatttcattCATCTTTGTCATATCAGCCCCCTGTTGTAAGTTTTAAGAAGAGTCTTATTCTCTCCTCATATGGATGCTGACCACTTTTGTCAcctttttcttacaaaaatatcttaaaatcatGTCTCACGGCTCTCATTATCTCAGtctgagaagaaagaagataCACATGGACATTTTAAGTCCTCTGAACCAGCAAGTGTAAGGCCACTGCTTAGCACTGTGATCCAGCTGCTGCAGTTCTGCTACATCATACCTCCCCATCACTAACAGCAATAACGTTAGGCCAATGTGATGCCAGAGCTAAGATATAAAGTGTATTTTATCAGAGCCCCTAATACTTTCAGAGCTGCCCCTCAACTCTGCTTTATTCTGTCTCCAGGATTTGGAGCTTTTAATTTGTTCCTTGAGTAATATTTTTTCTCGAAGGACTTGTTAAAAAATCATCAGTGATTTTTTATAGTCTTCAAGCAGGGCACCTTTCAATGCCAAAACAAATAACGAACAAATACCAAGGGAGAACGTGAGCCTCAGTCTGCAGCAATATGTTCATCCCTGTGCAAGCGTCCCTGGTGAGCTGTGAGTAGGGCTGCTGGTGTGGGGAGTGGCTAAGTGACAGCTCCCAGATTTAGCTGAGAAGACAAAGAGTAATACTTCGCTATAGGGTTACAGCTGCCACCTGCTATGCTGATATCTTTGTGACAACTGGAACTGCAATGCTCACCTGTCATCGTCGTGACATCTGCCTGGGAATAAGCACGGTCTTTGTGGCAAGGCACTTCTAGTTTTTATTATCTAGAGCTATCAAAATTGTTATCTGGAAAAGTCAAGATAAATGAGGAACAGTCTGATGTTACGTACAGATGGCTTGCATGGGAAGACCTTTGAAACAATGTTGAAATCCTGCTGTTTATCTGAAAATGTCCTTACACAGAATGAGAACGAGATAATTAGATCCTACTGTATCTGTTTGCTGTGATGCATTTTGAAACAAACAAGGCTATCAATTTGATTATGAAAAGCAATGAAGTGGAAGGCAATAAGGTCAGCACATGTTGATGGGGGATGGATCAGCTCTTTACTTGCACAGCTACAATAAAGCTCAATAGCGTCAACGTCTCTCTCCAAGCTTTTCCAAAGAGAAATAGTTTTAGAAGGGATGATCTTCCTGTTAAATTTAAGAGGTGACTCAAGAGACAAGAATTGATCTCCTCCTGCTTAGTAGTATATCAGGGTCTAAAAGATAAATATTGACGTAGCTGTGATCAGAGCAGGAAGTTGAGAATATTGCTGTCAGTCACCTCCGTAAGACATGGCTTACAGAGTCTCTCTCTTGACTGTGTTCCCTGTTCATTACATTTGCTGCTGTTAGAGGTAGAACAGACAAGGATAGGATAGGGCAATAGCTGGGTTGTAAGCCTTTGAGATCATTCCTGCCATATGCAGCCTTTGAGTGTAGTCAGAGGCAATGTAGCTTTTAAGGTATTTAAGGTGCCTGAAGAAAAGATTGACATGCCAGCTGTAGGCCACTTTGCATCTTTAGGCACCTACATACATTCTAAAAATCTGGTCCTACGCTTTCTGCGCCTTGGTTCCCATCTCTCCTCCTGGGGAACCAAGATGATACATTTATTAAGGGCTGGACATGATCAGACCCtgtggcaggggggctgcagagggacttgaaaaggctttttaaaataggAGATGTTGTATTTCTTAGCAGCATCTTCATATGGTTTCCTGAGGCCTGCACTGTGCTGCCCATACTGACCCTGTGCTGAGGGTTATGTTTCACAACATGAGCCAAAATGTTGACATTGTGGCATTTGATTATTCCCTGAGTAGCATCACTGGGAGTGTTGTTGACACAAGATATGCAGCCCACAGGCTACTCTGAATAAGGTAATTGGCATCACTGGCTTGAAATGCAGCCTCTCCGGGGGGGAGTTAGTGGGGCAGAATGTTACGCCTGGGGTCTCTCACTCCTTGGAAACGACACAGCTGGGCTGCTGCGACTCCTATAACTGCAGCATTTCTGCGTGTATTGTTTTTGATGGTATAGTTTGAACACAGTACATGAAACAGCTCAAACGACATTCCACAAAACCTTTGATACTGAATTGTATGAAGTAAGCTAGCACAATGGAAATGTCCTTCGGGGTTGCTGCCCAGACCATGCACATATTAATACCTTTCATACCCTGTGCCATGACACCTCTTCACCACATCTGGCATTTTGACCTTTTGGCCTCATTGATGCTGGAGTTAGGAGCTGAACCTTTGCCTGTAAAGTTTCTAAGACTATTCCTTTAATCCTGGGTTGAATCATCAAACCTCTTTACATCATAAGGCTACGGTTTATTTGCAAAATCACACCAAAGCAAGTGGAATTTAGCCTTTAGCCTCAGCTTCCCTGGACTGAGAAAACACCAAAGTGCGCTCATGGTGAGAACAGCTGAGTTTTGCTTCTGGTCAGCCTTTGTCTGGCAGTGCTATTCAAGTGAGTACTTCCCTATACCGTTCAAAGCCTTGGTTATTCCTATAAATGGTTTCAGTTCTCCTCTGAAACTGACATCATCAGACACTCACACTATTTCACCACACCAGTGGAAATCAACAGGCTAAACTATGCTTTCctcttaatgaaaaataattgccTCCTCTGTCCCCTGAATAAATACCATTTAGCTGGCTTTTGGTAAAGGTGCAGTGCTAAAGGAATTTGGCTCTCACTTTACATTGGTTTTGGTTCATTCCAGCCCTGGAGGTGGGTGTGCTGGTAACAGAAGCAGAGGAGGGCTCTGCAATCCTAGACTCCTCTCTATTCCTCATTGACAGCGTCAGTGAAAGTTGGAAGGAAGCAGCTCAACACCTCTGTAGTCTCCGTCGTAGATTACTGAGTGCATGAATTGAGAATAGTGTATATTGAGATTGAGGGTTGAACTGAGATTAGTGTAAATCCTCACATTCCTGCCTACGTGGAATGTGATCTTAGCTGCTTCGTCCCTGGGGATTTCAAGGGGAGAAGAGAATGTGTGactatttcagagaaagaaatgagcaGCAGCTGAGAAATATGTCAGAACTGGGCCAAGACTGCATTAATCTGTTGCAGAGATGAAAAAGGCTTTATCTTTCTATAAGCATTAAAGGGCACAGCAGGATAGGGGACATGTAGTTTCACAGAACTGCTGCATCAGGAGCTATCACCACAGTTTCAGTGACTGCTTTAAAGGCAAAGTCCATTTCATGGAAGTAGCCTATTGTTTTGCACGAATCATATATCCAAGGGTAGAACACcaatatatatttaattcttttACTGTACCATGATACTTTTAAGTCTTTCAGGTTTGCATACATCTGCTACTGAATTTCTTCAAAGGGTGGATGTACCTTGGACCTGGATCTTTGGTGTTGGTAAAGAGCAAATACAGTTTCTGTTGTGAATTTTGCTAAATTTGAAGTAAACTGAATCTACAATTTGAACTTGAGTCTTAACTCAGCTTTTGAAGTAGTCCAATTCATAATAAACTTGAAGAATATGCAAGAAATAAAGGCCTATTATTTAAGTGCAAAGATACCGTATTGCAGTGTAGCAAAAAGTAATTATATCAGTAAAGGTACCTATCCCCACAATAGAACAATAGTGGAAACAGTCTGACAGCTCTGTGCCATGTTAATACATCCAAGATTAGCTATGTTTATTTGCATTGCACTGTTTGCAGGGTAGGCTACTATTTCATGCAAGCAAACATAATCTGGATTTTAGTATCATTAAATCATCCTaataaaattctgtgttttcatcCTCATCCCACAGTACTTTTAAGTCCAAATCTTTGAACAGCATAGTGAGAGGAGTGCCATTGTCCTGGTCTAAGATAGTGTCTTGGGACACAGCATTATTCAGTTTTGTGCAGCTTAGCTCCCTTCTCGCTGTTAACATCTCTGtttcttgagtctctgggaactGCAATTTATTTGCAGAACGTGAGAATGAATCTGGCAACATCCACCGCTCTGTGTTGTTCTCTCCAGGGAAGTTGTTACCAGTACCAACTGAGAAAAGGAGGGTTGCTGATAGAGAGGACAGCGATTCATCCTCTGGAACACAGTCTGTGTCAACTTTCACTGGAGACACTAACAGTGGCAGTTCTGCTGTCTGTTGTCTATAGCATCCTTTTTGTTCCAGCAAAGGCAGTGACAGCTGGGATACACGCACTTTAGTTTCCATCCTGTCAGTCTGCAACAGCAGTTGCTGTGTTTGCCCAGGGCTCTCCTGTAAGAGAACTGACTCTCTTGTGTCACTGCTGTTCCACAATGCCAAGTTTGGCCTCTGTTCTTTGTAATTAGAATGGCCGCAGCTCTTGCCCAGCATCTGGGTTATGAGCTTTTCACCAACAAAACTGTCTGGAGAAACTTCCTTTAGCATTTGGTTTGGCTGCAAATTCTTCTTGTCAACATGGTCTGTGCCTTCAACACACACCCCGTAGATCAGGGGCAGAATTTTGCTGGACGTGGCAGTAGGAATGCTTTGCTTAGCTATGTCAGGACTGTAACCAGTAGGAGCTGCGCTTGCGAAGCAGGGTGGCTGAGTGGGCAGCTGGAATGTCGGTACATCTGCCTGTTGCTGATAGGCAGTTTCTGGTGGACAGAAAGACCATGGTTGCTCCAGTGCTCTGTCCAAATGTTGGCTGTTCTGTGGTAATTGCACTTCAGGGATGAGAAGTGAAGGTTTGGATAAATTAATGGGCTTTATAATATGCTCCACTGTCAGTGTAAGAGGCTGGAACGATGAAATCCCTCTGATGTCCTGTTGAAGTAGATAGTCAAACATGAGTTACTAACAAGAAGCTGTGGCTTGGAAGGTTTGCTTTagattctttaaaattttctttggagAAATATCAGTAAAAGCCAGTAATAACCACCAGGGATATGCCCTGTTGACAAAAgaactctgttttttttcctggggagtGACCCTTCAGAGGAATACAGACATCTCTCATTATGCATCAGGGCAACTGTGCAATCCTaaaatatgaggaagaaaaaatcctGCTTTAATTTTTGCAGAATTTGGCTTAAGTCCTGGAGCATGGAAATAGATTGCCCTTAAACTCATTTAGCATGCAGAAGCAATGCTTGCTATGGGAGATGAAGGATAGGTAAGAAGGCCCAGGGTTTCAAGAGGACCTAGTGATGTAGGATGCCTCAGATTTTAGCTGCCTAATCTGATACCTCCTTTA contains:
- the IL22RA1 gene encoding interleukin-22 receptor subunit alpha-1, which codes for MKQFLIVLAVFSVVGIVTTEGSSCLKHVAFSSTNFENILTWETEADIPPGTLFDVQYKQYGEKFWLNKSECQSITQPFCNLTRETENFTELYYARVRATGQNYCSSKWVPSERFEPRKETIIGAPEVEYIPYVRSIKFLIQPPYTPLRGEDDRQLTVEDIYSKFGAVDYHLTIFNQRTRQKWTKNEHNKEFEVSNLDPDTEYNGTVYINLLQRSSKSQVFWVKTLADSTWLLYCFVALAFCAGLVFATITYVIYKYVTQHSAQPMSLDIRGISSFQPLTLTVEHIIKPINLSKPSLLIPEVQLPQNSQHLDRALEQPWSFCPPETAYQQQADVPTFQLPTQPPCFASAAPTGYSPDIAKQSIPTATSSKILPLIYGVCVEGTDHVDKKNLQPNQMLKEVSPDSFVGEKLITQMLGKSCGHSNYKEQRPNLALWNSSDTRESVLLQESPGQTQQLLLQTDRMETKVRVSQLSLPLLEQKGCYRQQTAELPLLVSPVKVDTDCVPEDESLSSLSATLLFSVGTGNNFPGENNTERWMLPDSFSRSANKLQFPETQETEMLTARRELSCTKLNNAVSQDTILDQDNGTPLTMLFKDLDLKVLWDEDENTEFY